A genomic window from Anthocerotibacter panamensis C109 includes:
- a CDS encoding Kelch repeat-containing protein, with translation MIRRALLVLGSLVWSPVCLAAPLSLLYSTAANRSTPQDIAGVTVSADIYLYTYPEDGIAQVTYFLDSPEQTDAPWWVERIAPYDFAGGSAAQANPFSTHKLADGPHTITAAIRYTNGTSQTIHRTFTVANAATRFPSQIVWSRTTPSPVRRTEAQVGVLDGKMYVFGGYYNGPVSGKRSDVYDPAANTWTRLPDLPQGTTHGGTTVDPNGRDIYIAGGYIPGTVNGGGGGNQIFAVRNVWKFNIDRQTWSAAPPLPEARGGGALVLLGRELHFFGGSDLRRRDRTEHWVLRLNGGQSWTPAAPFPNPRNHLGGIALGAKIYAVGGQIGQDRKEVLQPTVHVWDPADPSRWTAVKSLPLARSHIAGATFVMNNRIMTIGGEVGYLQSTNVVSAYDPATDTWSPMTPLPEAKNSGVAGVIQGTIYYSTGPTFKGTPVYTTAE, from the coding sequence TTGATACGTCGCGCGCTGTTGGTGCTGGGGAGCCTTGTCTGGAGCCCGGTTTGTCTGGCAGCTCCACTCAGTCTGCTCTACAGCACCGCAGCCAATCGCAGCACGCCTCAGGACATAGCGGGAGTGACCGTCAGTGCAGACATTTATCTCTACACGTACCCAGAGGATGGGATTGCTCAGGTGACCTATTTCCTGGACAGTCCCGAGCAGACCGACGCGCCTTGGTGGGTGGAGCGTATAGCCCCCTACGACTTCGCAGGGGGGTCAGCCGCCCAAGCCAACCCCTTCAGTACCCACAAACTGGCCGATGGCCCCCACACCATCACCGCAGCCATCCGCTATACCAATGGGACAAGCCAGACGATTCATCGCACCTTTACAGTAGCTAATGCTGCGACCCGCTTCCCCAGCCAGATCGTCTGGAGCCGAACAACCCCCTCGCCCGTGCGCCGGACCGAGGCTCAGGTGGGAGTACTCGATGGAAAAATGTATGTGTTTGGGGGATACTACAACGGGCCAGTCTCCGGCAAGCGCTCCGATGTCTACGACCCAGCCGCCAATACCTGGACCCGATTGCCCGACCTGCCCCAAGGCACGACCCACGGCGGAACGACCGTGGACCCCAACGGACGGGATATCTACATTGCTGGGGGCTACATCCCCGGAACCGTCAATGGCGGCGGTGGGGGCAATCAGATTTTTGCTGTCCGTAACGTCTGGAAGTTTAACATCGACCGCCAGACTTGGAGCGCGGCTCCTCCCTTACCGGAGGCGCGTGGGGGTGGAGCGCTGGTCCTCTTAGGCCGGGAACTCCACTTTTTTGGCGGATCGGACCTCCGCCGCCGGGACCGTACAGAACACTGGGTGCTCCGTCTCAATGGCGGACAGTCCTGGACTCCGGCAGCCCCCTTCCCCAATCCCCGCAACCACTTGGGCGGGATAGCACTGGGCGCGAAGATCTACGCCGTCGGCGGACAAATCGGGCAGGACCGCAAGGAAGTGCTCCAGCCGACGGTCCATGTCTGGGACCCCGCTGACCCCAGTCGTTGGACTGCCGTAAAAAGCCTGCCTCTGGCTCGTTCGCACATTGCGGGCGCGACCTTTGTGATGAATAACCGCATCATGACCATCGGTGGGGAGGTCGGGTACTTGCAATCCACCAATGTGGTGAGTGCCTACGATCCAGCGACGGATACCTGGAGCCCTATGACACCCCTCCCTGAGGCGAAAAATTCAGGGGTTGCTGGAGTCATCCAAGGGACGATCTACTACAGCACGGGACCGACCTTCAAAGGCACTCCTGTCTACACGACCGCCGAGTGA
- a CDS encoding kelch repeat-containing protein — translation MFSLSRFYPLLLPALGAVALLSQPLVAQTAIKINFQPLTSPVPAGYIPDGGEAFSDARGFGWVQEDSLANPVHTPLSLIPNARDRNRPGVDARLNTFIHMQYPPTVANDTAVKTPGAWEIALPNGTYDVTVSVGDEPTSGTTYDSMNNIRVEGVSAIERFQGVATKEYQQATVQTTVNDGRLTVDAQGGSNTKINYLEITSATPGVPPTPPPTPAPAPTPTPTPAPAPTPVASLPRARTVSSTFAPGNWILVAGGRTTYTQPLYDVSVYDPNSDAWYILAALPRMRGMTHLPANRLSTS, via the coding sequence ATGTTCAGCTTGTCCCGCTTCTATCCGCTGCTACTGCCCGCTCTCGGGGCGGTAGCGCTACTGAGCCAGCCGCTGGTTGCCCAGACTGCGATCAAAATCAATTTCCAGCCGCTGACCTCCCCTGTGCCCGCAGGCTATATCCCGGATGGAGGGGAAGCTTTTAGCGATGCTCGGGGTTTTGGCTGGGTGCAGGAAGACAGCCTCGCCAACCCAGTCCACACTCCGCTGAGCCTCATCCCCAATGCCCGCGACCGCAATCGCCCTGGAGTGGACGCACGCCTCAATACGTTCATCCATATGCAATACCCGCCCACTGTCGCCAACGACACAGCAGTCAAGACCCCCGGAGCGTGGGAAATTGCCCTCCCCAACGGCACCTACGACGTGACGGTAAGCGTGGGGGATGAGCCCACTTCCGGTACCACCTACGACAGCATGAACAATATTAGAGTCGAAGGGGTCTCAGCCATCGAGCGCTTCCAGGGGGTCGCCACTAAAGAATACCAGCAGGCCACAGTCCAGACTACCGTCAATGATGGGCGGCTCACCGTGGATGCCCAAGGCGGCTCCAACACCAAGATCAACTACCTCGAAATCACTTCAGCCACACCTGGCGTACCCCCGACACCTCCTCCTACGCCCGCGCCCGCGCCTACGCCTACGCCTACGCCTGCTCCGGCACCTACGCCCGTAGCCAGCCTGCCTCGTGCCCGTACAGTCTCCTCCACTTTCGCCCCCGGCAACTGGATCTTGGTGGCGGGCGGACGAACCACCTATACCCAGCCTCTCTATGACGTGAGTGTCTACGACCCCAACAGCGACGCTTGGTATATCCTGGCTGCTCTACCCAGAATGCGTGGCATGACCCATCTGCCCGCTAATCGCCTATCTACTTCTTAG